A portion of the Thermoleophilia bacterium genome contains these proteins:
- a CDS encoding glycosyltransferase — MVWISGCHASRGADKPQRSGARAERPGHRYPSRIRRQPASSGRVSDDQLADLYRAATVVAVPSLYEGFGLPILEAMACGAPTVASSRGAMPEVAGEGAIVANPTPSALADAIREALDPVVADRLRAAGPVQAATFTPSAMGRAGWDALRPVLTR; from the coding sequence CTGGTTTGGATTTCCGGTTGCCATGCGTCCCGAGGCGCCGATAAGCCGCAACGATCTGGTGCGCGCGCTGAACGACCGGGGCATCGATACCCGTCTCGTATTCGCAGGCAACCTGCTTCGTCTGGCCGCGTGAGCGACGACCAACTTGCCGACCTGTACCGGGCGGCCACGGTGGTGGCGGTGCCATCGCTCTACGAGGGATTCGGCCTGCCCATTCTCGAGGCCATGGCCTGCGGGGCGCCCACCGTGGCGAGCAGCCGCGGGGCCATGCCCGAGGTCGCCGGTGAGGGCGCCATCGTTGCCAACCCCACCCCAAGCGCGCTGGCCGACGCCATTCGCGAGGCGCTCGATCCAGTGGTGGCCGACCGCCTGCGTGCGGCGGGGCCGGTGCAGGCGGCCACATTCACCCCAAGCGCCATGGGCAGGGCCGGATGGGATGCGCTCAGGCCGGTGCTGACTCGGTGA
- a CDS encoding DUF2029 domain-containing protein, producing MLTSDRELDPWSDRLLGLLVLGLVLAVPLMWVSAYFGVRPDESLSFWANDGWCDVVTQGVGVHCFGDYRVPVAAALSDAPWSGADAPIPYPATGMVPYAIAGLLQKTSLGSDGALAMYLFAMCLMMITPAVYVARRFRSWSGRTVTILVLGAAATPLLIIFDRGGDVGFVVPFLLAFALFVDRSPLWVAPTAVIVAAAIRPQYVLLAVAFIAVRRWWSLLASAGGAVVVTLLGFLLWPGSRLDNLRQWIDGVVHLNPAIGDPVGGPGPPPAANLSLTRVVARVSDWLGGGEDTLGWLRDHSLLPGLLLTILVVAVFLWRGRSVPRAAVVVTVMALPALVPALSFGYYLAFVPPLAAVIIAQPAVPWLGRPEPEGRGLFANAFGTRMRWQIWAGFVLVAIVASMAPLAWPVGDGGFAVVFSYTGMLWSIVVIWAAVNAALPARTGVTESAPA from the coding sequence ATGCTGACAAGTGATCGCGAATTGGACCCATGGAGCGACCGCCTGCTGGGGCTGTTGGTTCTGGGGTTGGTCCTCGCGGTCCCTCTCATGTGGGTGAGCGCATACTTCGGCGTGCGACCGGATGAGTCGCTCAGCTTCTGGGCAAACGACGGCTGGTGTGACGTCGTCACTCAGGGCGTGGGAGTGCACTGCTTCGGCGATTATCGCGTGCCGGTCGCGGCGGCGCTTAGCGATGCGCCATGGTCCGGTGCCGATGCGCCCATTCCGTATCCGGCGACTGGCATGGTGCCGTATGCCATTGCCGGGCTGCTTCAGAAGACGTCGCTGGGGAGTGACGGCGCGCTGGCCATGTACCTGTTTGCCATGTGTCTGATGATGATCACGCCAGCCGTATATGTGGCCCGCCGGTTCCGTTCGTGGAGTGGCCGGACGGTCACCATTCTGGTGCTGGGCGCCGCTGCCACGCCGCTGCTCATAATCTTCGACCGGGGCGGTGATGTGGGCTTTGTTGTGCCATTCCTTCTGGCGTTTGCCCTCTTCGTGGATCGCTCGCCGCTCTGGGTGGCACCCACAGCCGTCATCGTGGCTGCTGCGATCAGGCCCCAATATGTGCTGCTGGCAGTTGCCTTCATTGCCGTGCGCCGATGGTGGTCGCTTCTCGCATCGGCTGGTGGTGCGGTCGTCGTGACGTTGCTCGGGTTCCTCCTCTGGCCCGGTTCACGTCTCGACAACCTGCGTCAGTGGATTGACGGAGTTGTGCACCTGAATCCCGCGATCGGCGACCCGGTCGGCGGCCCCGGCCCTCCTCCCGCCGCGAATCTGTCCCTCACCCGCGTGGTGGCCCGTGTGTCTGACTGGCTCGGGGGCGGAGAAGACACACTGGGGTGGCTGCGGGATCATTCGCTCCTTCCGGGCCTGCTTCTGACCATTCTGGTTGTGGCTGTCTTTCTCTGGCGAGGCCGTTCAGTACCCCGTGCGGCAGTGGTGGTAACGGTGATGGCCCTGCCCGCACTGGTTCCTGCGCTCAGCTTCGGCTACTACCTCGCCTTCGTCCCCCCGCTTGCGGCCGTGATCATCGCCCAGCCGGCGGTGCCGTGGCTCGGCCGCCCGGAGCCCGAGGGCCGCGGTCTCTTCGCGAATGCGTTTGGGACGCGCATGCGCTGGCAGATATGGGCGGGGTTCGTTCTGGTGGCGATCGTCGCCTCGATGGCACCACTCGCCTGGCCGGTGGGGGACGGCGGCTTCGCCGTGGTGTTCAGTTACACCGGCATGCTCTGGTCCATCGTTGTTATCTGGGCTGCGGTAAATGCCGCGTTGCCAGCCCGCACCGGCGTCACCGAGTCAGCACCGGCCTGA